The stretch of DNA CTTCTTGGTGTTTCTTTCCGGGACCATCAATGCGGCGGTGCGCATCGGATCCTGGGAACAGCTGTTCAGTCCTTACGGGCAGCTGGTGCTGCTCAAGGCCGCCCTGACCCTGGGGCTGGGTTTGGCGGGGGTGGCTCACCGCCGGTGGCTGATTCCGGCCCTGGAGGCGGGCCGTCTCACCGCGACGCGTGCCGTGTGGCAGCTGGTGGCCGGGGAGGTGCTGGTCATGGGTGCGGTCATGGGCGTGGCCGTGGCCCTGTCGCGCACCGCCCCACCGGTGCCCGAGGAGATCGCCCCGGATGCCACCCCGGCCGAGATCCTCACCTGGTACCCACTGCCTCCCCAGCCCACCGCCGCCTCCTGGTTCACCACCTGGCGGGTGGACCCGCTCTGGTTGGCGGTGGTGGTCTTCCTCGCCGCCCTCTACCTGTGGGCGTTCGTGCAGGTCCGCCGGCGCGGGGACTCCTGGTCGGTGCTGCGCAGCCTCTCCTGGTTGACCGGGCTGGCGGTGCTGTTCTACGTCACCTCCGGTGGGGTCGCCGTCTACGGGCTGGTGTTGTTCTCCGCGCACATGGTCGAGCACATGATGTTGACGATGGTGGTGCCGATCTTCCTGGTCCTGGGGGCGCCGGTGACGCTGGTGCTCAAGGCCCTGGAGCCCCGCCAGGACGGTACCCGCGGGCCGCGCGAGTGGATCCTGGCCCTGGTGCACTCCCCGTTCTCCAAGATCGTGACGCACCCGATCGTCGCCGGGGTGAACTTCGCGGCCTCGATCGTGATCTTCTACTTCACCCCACTGTTCGGATTCACCCTGCAGTACCACGTGGGGCACGTGTTCATGATCACCCACTTCTTGATCACCGGGTACCTGTTCATGCTCGTGCTGATCGGCATCGACCCGATCCCGCACCGTCCCGGCCACATGATGCGCCTGATTCTGCTGCTGGCCACGATGGTCTACCACGCCTTCGTCGGGGTGGCCCTGATGGGCTCCGACACCCTGCTGCAGGCGTGGTGGTTCGCGAACATGGGCCGGGATTGGGGCCGTAGCCCGATCGAGGACCAGCAGTTCGGCGGGGCCCTGATGTGGGGGATCGGAGAGTTCCCCACCGTCGTCGTCGCCGTGGTCGTGGCGATCATGTGGGCGATCGAAGGCAAGAAGGAAAACCGTCGCGTGGACCGCCAGGCGGACCGCACCGACGACGCCGAGCTCAAGGCCTACAACGCGATGATGGCCGGGCTCGCCGAGCGGGACGAGTCCACGAGGCGCCCCTGAGCCAGGACCACGTATGGAAGCCGTGACCTTCACGGCGACCTGACAACAGAGGACACACGACGCACCGCGGTGTCGACCCGACCGGCACCTGCCGCCAGGGCCTGTCGATGTGGTGGGGCTCTCGAGGGCCCGCACATAATGGGATCGCCGCCTCGAGCGGCTGATGAACTGAGAGGGGTGGAGGCGTGAACGCACGGGCGCACCGTCTTGCCCGCGGGTGGGCCGGAGCCGGGATGGCCACGGCCTTCGCCGCCGCCTCCCACGTGGCCGCCGGCGGTCAGGTCCCTCCGGTGTTGTTGGTGTTGCTGTCCCTGGCGCTGTCCGGGCCGGTGTGCATGGCTCTGGCCGGCCGGGTCCTCTCCCGCTCCTTATTGCTTACCGGCGTGCTGGTCAGCCAGGGCGTCTTCCACCTGCTCTTCACCGTCGCCGGATCCGTGACGACCGTGGTCGACGCCACCCACCACGCGGCGCTGAGCTCACCGCCCACCGGGCCGGCCCTGGTGCTCCAGGCCCAGGCTCACGCGGTGCACGGTGGCACCGGCATGCTGGTCTTCCACGTGCTGGCCGCCGCGGCCACCTACGCGTTCCTGCGCCACGGCGAAGTGGCCCTCGTGGACCTGCTCGACGCCCTGCGACTGCGCGTCCGCCGGCTGTGGCGGGTCCTGTCCGCCCCGGTCGTGGTGCACCGGCCCCGACCTGTTCCGCAGGGGCGCCCGCACGCACTGACGGATCAGTCGCTGCTGCAACCGGTGCGCTCCTACCGCGGACCACCGACAGCTCGTCGTCGGAATCTTCCGCTCCCGACCGGGCCCGCCCGGTCGCCCGCCGGCTGAACACCACCCCTGTTGGGGCCGGTGGTGGTCGTGGATTCGGACAGCAGACTCGACGACTCCCTCACGGCCGCCTCCGATCATCGGCTCGGCGGCCCTGTCTGACCCACTCACTCATTGCCCCTCGAAGGGACCCCTCTGCCATGCTGACCATGACTTCTGCTCTGCGCCGTACCGCCGCCACTGTGAGCGCGGTAGGCGCCCTGACCGCCCTGGGACTGGCCCCCGCCGCCGCCCATGACGAGGTGCTGAGCACCTCCCCCGAACAGGATGCGGTGCTGGAGACCGCCCCCGAACAAATCGAGCTCTCCTACAGCGGGGAGATCATGGACATCGGCCACCAGGTGCTCGTGACCGGCCCCGACGGGCAGTCCGTGACCGAGGGCCCGCTCGAGCGCGACGGTTCCCAAGTGATCCAGCCCCTGGCCGAGACCGGGTCCGAGGAAGGGACCTACCAGGTGGTCTGGCGGGTGGTCTCCAGCGACGGCCACCCCATCGAAGGCACCTACACCTACGAGGTGGGTGACAGTGTGGACATCACCACCCCGGCCCCCACCCTCAGCACCACCCCGACCGAGACCCCGACCGGTGAGGGCGCCGACAGCTCGGACAGCTCCGCCCAAGCCCAGGACGCGGCCGTACAGGAGAATTCCGGAAGCTTCTCCGGATGGGCCGTCGGCGCCACCGTGGTGGTGCTGGCCCTGGCCGTGATCGGGCTACTGGGCTTGATGTCCCGTCGCCGCCGCAAGAACTGATTCCCCCACGCCGGGCCGGCAGATGCTCTACAGCACAGGCCCCAGGAGTGCGGCGACAGCCGTGCTCCTGGGGCCGCCGCCGACCGTCCGGTCAGCCCGACGGCGCACTCTGAGGAGCACGACCGCTGTGAAGTTCGACCTACTCGTATCGCTGTCACCGCGCGGCGCCGCAGCTCTCCTCCCGGTGGGGCCGGGCTCCCCGCCACTCTTCTGCCAGGGCTGCCGGGCCGATGGTGGGCTCTGACATGGGCACCTACCGTTTCCTACTCAGCGGCAAGTGGCTGGGCTTCTTCCTCCTCGCCTGCGCCGCCGCCGTGGTCTCGGTGTACCTGGGCGGCTGGCAGATGGACCGCAACGACCACCTGGTCGGTGAGAACGCCAAGATCACGCAGAACTACCGCGCCGAGCCCCTGGCCGGTGCGGCCGCCGTCGAGCAGTTCGCCGCCCACGACCCTTCCCTCACCTGGCGCCCGGTCGAGCTCACGGGCGAGTACCTGCCCCAGGACCAGGTGCTGGTCCGCAACAGGCCGCAGGACGGCCGCGTCGGCTACGAGGTCCTCGTCCCGTTCCGCACGCAGGACGGGGACGTCGTGGTCCTCGACCGCGGCTGGATCCCCACGGGCGAGGCGGCCAACGGGATGCCGGACGAGGTGCCGACCCCGCCCGCCGGCCGGGTCACGGTCACCGCCCGGCTCCAGCCCGGGGAGCCGGCCGTCAGCCGCGGCGCCCCCGCGGGCCAGATCGCCTCGATCGACCTCGAGGAGCTGCGCGAGCGCTGGGACCGGCCGAACGGGACGGCGGCCTACGGCGAGGTCTTCGCCGAGGACCCGGCCCCCGCGGCGGCCCCCGCGCCGGCTCCGGAGCCGGAGACCGACTCCGGGCCGCACCTGTCCTACTCGTTGCAGTGGTACGCGTTCGCGGCGCTGTTCTTCGTGGCCTGGGGCTACGCCGCCCGCCAGCAGGCCCGCAACGACGCCTGGGACCGCCAGTTCGCCCAGGAGATGGAGCGCCGGCTCGCACGGTTCTACGACGAGGACGGCAACTACATCGGCGAGGGCGACGAGGAGCTCGTCGTCCGCCAGCTCGAGATGGCCGACGACATGCCCGCCCACCTCAGGTCGCTCATGCGCCCCCGGCCGCAGCGCCGGCGCTCCCGCCCCACCTGTGAGGACGAGGAGGACGCGATGCTGGACGCCCTGGAGGCGTCGGCCGCGGACCGGAGCGGGAGCCGGGTCCCGCTCCGGTCCGCGGACGAATTGCACTGACCCGCAGCGTTGTTGATGCACTCCGACACGAGACGGTGGGCCGGGACGGACAGTCTCCGCTCACCGCTCACGGCCGGCTCAGGAACTGGCGTCCGCCCCTCTGGTGCCCTGCCGGACAGCCTTGGCCGCCAGGAGATAGGCGAGGATCCACGGTTCGACGAGGTACCGGTGGCCCAGCCGCCGCGGCTGGGTGGCCAGCCGGTAGGCCCATTCCAGGCCCAGGGGCCCGAGCCAGCGCGGAGCCGATTTCTGGATCCCGGAGTACTGGTCGATCACCCCGCCGACGGCCGCATAGATCGCCGTGGGCAACTCCTCCCAGTGCCGGCTCAGGAACTCCTCCTGCAGCGGCATCCCCAGGCCCACGATGACGAAGTCCGGCCGGAACTCCTGGAGGGTTCCGACGATGCGGTCCTCGAGTGCGAGGTTCCACCCTTCGCCGGGCCAGCCCTCGACCGTGCGCTCGGGGTCCCCCGCACGGAGGAGAGCAACCGTGGCGGCGTTGCTTTCGGGGCTCGCGCCAATGACGGCCACGCGCCGCACGGGGGTGCTCCGGATCAGGCCGGGCAACCAATCCATGGTGCCGATACGGTGGCGCCTGGCGCTGAGCGGCCGCCCGGAGCACCACTTGGCCATTTTCAGGATGGGAAAGCCATCCGTCAGCACCACGTCGGCCTTGTCGTAGAAAGCGCGGAACGTCGGGTTGACCTCCCACGTGTAGAGACTGTGCAGATTGTGGCCGAGAATCACGGTCTTGCGCCGCTCCTCCCAGGTGGCCGCAATCCACCGGTGCAGCTCATTGGTGTCCATCGGTGTCACCCGGATGCCGCTGACCGGGATCTCGATCTCGCCCCGCTTGTCCGTCTGAGTCTGGTACTTAAGCATGTGTTCCCCCACTGGCTCGGCAGTTGCTGCCTCATCGATTGTTGGTCGGCACGTTCGCCCACCGCCGTGGGACTCCCAGATCCTGATTGGCGCATGGGACACGATCCCGTGGGCGCAGCATTCGGGGACACCAGCCCGTATTCCCCCGAATACCCGCCAACATTCACGTTAGCAACGACGGGCCTCCCGGTGTGCCCCCACTTCCGGGTTGCGCCGTCCCCCAATATGTACCTATTTGCATTGATATGCCTCCGTGCATCCAGCGAGGTTGCGCCCTGCAGAGTGGATGCTCTATTGGCGTCAAGGCGCTGTGAGGTCGCGTTGGGCGGTCTCGTCGAGCCAGTGCTGACAGCGCTGGAGGAGCATGACGGTGAAAACCATCAAACCCATCGTGGTAGACGTATCCACGTCTCTCCCACCCAGGTGCAGTACCCCTTGCCCTGCTCGCCTGCTCCACAGGGCCTCGGCGAAGCCCAACCGCTAATCCACCACATGTAAGGCAGTGGGTGTTGTGTCCTGGATGCGCAACCCCGCCGGGGACAGCTGAGGGCCCTGCCAGACACAAGGCCCCTCAGCGTTGCGTGGTGATCGTGACCAGCGTGGTGGAACGGGATGTCGATCAGTCCTCGTCCTCGTCCTCGTCGTCGCTCTCGACAAGCTCGCCCCGGACTCCTTGCCCTCGGGGAGGGCGAAGGCGAAGAGGATAAGCCCGGCCACCGGGTCTACCCACGCCGCGCCGGTCAGCGGGAAGAGGATCAGCCCAGTCAGAGTGGAGACGGACAGCAGCGCGCAAATCCCGGTCTCGGCGGCACCAGCCAGGATCAGGTCGTCCCCCAGGGCCGTGCCGGCCTTCTTCTTGACCGCGACCAGCACCGGCATGATGACCAGCGAGAGCACCGGGATGATGATGCTCACCGGAGAGGGGTCGGGGGTCTTGCCCTCGGATTGCCAATTGAGGGCCCGCGAGCCAGTCTCGGATCCGTCGGATTCTTCGGTCCGGGCTACGTCGCTTCTCCACATTATCGACGGGTGCCCCAGCCTAAGGGGAGCAAAGACTGGGGCACCCTAACGCCCGTGCACGGGGTGATGAGAACGGGGTGTTCTCACTCGCAAACTATGCCCTCACCGGTCCGGAAGAACAGCCCGTACAGCTACCAGAGGGCAAGTTATGGGGAATCTTCACGCCATCTTGAGGAAAACTATACAAACGACTTCGAAGTCAAAGCGGGAATCCTACGCTGAGCAGGGGCCACACTGCCGTGGGTGTCCTGATGACGGGGGGTCACTTCACCCCGTGTTGGCGGGTGAGTCCATCACCGGTCACGGCGACGACGGAAAGACACCGCAACGAGAGCCCCGCAGACCGCGACATCAGGCCCTGGGAGCACGGTTGCTCCCAGCGGGAACCCGGCTTCCTCCGCTACTGTCGAGGACGACACCTCCCGGCGCCGCGGCGCGGCCTGAGCCTGACGCGGGGCTGTCCGGTGAGCCTGCCCGAGTACCCTGAGGAGCACGACCGCCGTGGAGACCGACCGGCTCAGATCGCTGTCCCCGCACGGATCCGCGGCACCACCGGCCGGACCCGACAACTTGCAGTGCTCCCGCAAGGGCTGCGGCGCGGACGCTGCGTGGCGGATCCGCTGGAACAACCCGCGCATCCACACCCCACACCACCGCAAGAGCTGGCTGGCGTGCCCCGACCACCGCGAGAACCTCGAGAGGTTCCTCCGCGCCCAGGGCTTCTGGAAGGACACCGTCCCGCTCGGCCAAGGCGGGCCCGCCGGGCAGGACCGACCGTGAGCGACGACCGGTTCCAGCTCAGCGGGAAATGGCTCGACTTCTCTCTGTGGGCCGGCGCCGCCGCGGCGGTCTCCGTGGACCTGGCCGACTGGCAGATGGACCGCAACGACCACCCCCTCGGGTAGGAGGCGGTCATTTCGCAAGGGCATGGCAGGCGTCGCCACGGCGAGGCGGATATCTTGTTGGCGTCTCGAGCGGCCGATGCCGTTGCCCGCTCGCCCCGCCGGTTGGAGGCCCCCTGTGAAGCGCACCAGCACCGCCCTCGTCCTGGGGTGCGCCCTGGTCCTGCCCGGATATACCGGCAGTATCGAGGAAGCAGCAGACGAAGCATCCTCCGGATTTCCCGTTGCCGCAAA from Kocuria turfanensis encodes:
- a CDS encoding cytochrome c oxidase assembly protein, which codes for MSTRTPEHTGQAHPGLGRLGGPGVRPWQLVVAVVVALVVLILAMVYSGSGAARLAADPGALVRWGLPVVEVVHNSALVVVLGSLLFALGVVPKTRGGFRRRADGRNGGQEAEHPLFTATMGLAEVASVVWTVAAVVVLVLSYSDVAGVPVGGDEAYAQQLLYYATDLSLGQAQAATVVVAAVVTTLVFGVRALMGLLLTFGLACTALVAMALTGHSSGGTDHMGAVNSLGLHLLGVCLWTGGLVVLAWLSPQLSGSAAGTGSLPAGAGRGAGVRPQVPIAAVVLRRFSTVAFGAFFLVFLSGTINAAVRIGSWEQLFSPYGQLVLLKAALTLGLGLAGVAHRRWLIPALEAGRLTATRAVWQLVAGEVLVMGAVMGVAVALSRTAPPVPEEIAPDATPAEILTWYPLPPQPTAASWFTTWRVDPLWLAVVVFLAALYLWAFVQVRRRGDSWSVLRSLSWLTGLAVLFYVTSGGVAVYGLVLFSAHMVEHMMLTMVVPIFLVLGAPVTLVLKALEPRQDGTRGPREWILALVHSPFSKIVTHPIVAGVNFAASIVIFYFTPLFGFTLQYHVGHVFMITHFLITGYLFMLVLIGIDPIPHRPGHMMRLILLLATMVYHAFVGVALMGSDTLLQAWWFANMGRDWGRSPIEDQQFGGALMWGIGEFPTVVVAVVVAIMWAIEGKKENRRVDRQADRTDDAELKAYNAMMAGLAERDESTRRP
- a CDS encoding copper resistance CopC family protein — translated: MTSALRRTAATVSAVGALTALGLAPAAAHDEVLSTSPEQDAVLETAPEQIELSYSGEIMDIGHQVLVTGPDGQSVTEGPLERDGSQVIQPLAETGSEEGTYQVVWRVVSSDGHPIEGTYTYEVGDSVDITTPAPTLSTTPTETPTGEGADSSDSSAQAQDAAVQENSGSFSGWAVGATVVVLALAVIGLLGLMSRRRRKN
- a CDS encoding SURF1 family cytochrome oxidase biogenesis protein: MGTYRFLLSGKWLGFFLLACAAAVVSVYLGGWQMDRNDHLVGENAKITQNYRAEPLAGAAAVEQFAAHDPSLTWRPVELTGEYLPQDQVLVRNRPQDGRVGYEVLVPFRTQDGDVVVLDRGWIPTGEAANGMPDEVPTPPAGRVTVTARLQPGEPAVSRGAPAGQIASIDLEELRERWDRPNGTAAYGEVFAEDPAPAAAPAPAPEPETDSGPHLSYSLQWYAFAALFFVAWGYAARQQARNDAWDRQFAQEMERRLARFYDEDGNYIGEGDEELVVRQLEMADDMPAHLRSLMRPRPQRRRSRPTCEDEEDAMLDALEASAADRSGSRVPLRSADELH
- a CDS encoding WecB/TagA/CpsF family glycosyltransferase, with the protein product MLKYQTQTDKRGEIEIPVSGIRVTPMDTNELHRWIAATWEERRKTVILGHNLHSLYTWEVNPTFRAFYDKADVVLTDGFPILKMAKWCSGRPLSARRHRIGTMDWLPGLIRSTPVRRVAVIGASPESNAATVALLRAGDPERTVEGWPGEGWNLALEDRIVGTLQEFRPDFVIVGLGMPLQEEFLSRHWEELPTAIYAAVGGVIDQYSGIQKSAPRWLGPLGLEWAYRLATQPRRLGHRYLVEPWILAYLLAAKAVRQGTRGADASS
- a CDS encoding cation diffusion facilitator family transporter, which encodes MSIIIPVLSLVIMPVLVAVKKKAGTALGDDLILAGAAETGICALLSVSTLTGLILFPLTGAAWVDPVAGLILFAFALPEGKESGASLSRATTRTRTRTDRHPVPPRWSRSPRNAEGPCVWQGPQLSPAGLRIQDTTPTALHVVD